From a single Vanacampus margaritifer isolate UIUO_Vmar chromosome 15, RoL_Vmar_1.0, whole genome shotgun sequence genomic region:
- the adisspb gene encoding adipose-secreted signaling protein: MADAAAAAPANKKSSAKAGGVHFSEKAPVAGGVPSHVHFDDKLHDSVVMVTTEDDGSFLVKLGFLKAQHRYEMAFTLPEVPALGKDVCLAPLPSPRLRVIDVSPAPEGGLKVTCEYMAQQEGVLCEQVQLLSEANDDVCVTVKVHARVMDRHHGTPMLLEGVRCIGVELEYDSEQSDWQGFD; encoded by the exons ATGGCTGAtgcagccgccgccgcccctgCAAACAAGAAAA GCTCCGCCAAGGCGGGAGGTGTTCACTTCTCAGAGAAAGCCCCGGTGGCCGGCGGGGTCCCGTCTCACGTCCACTTCGATGACAAGTTGCACGACTCGGTGGTCATGGTCACGACGGAGGATGACGGCAGCTTCCTGGTGAAG TTGGGCTTTCTGAAGGCGCAGCACCGCTACGAAATGGCCTTCACCCTGCCTGAGGTCCCAGCTCTCGGAAAGGACGTGTGTCTGGCGCCGTTGCCAAGCCCCCGCCTACGGGTCATCGATGTCTCGCCTGCTCCTGAAG GAGGTCTGAAAGTGACGTGCGAGTACATGGCTCAGCAGGAGGGGGTGCTGTGTGAGCAGGTGCAGCTGCTGAGCGAGGCCAACGATGACGTGTGCGTCACGGTCAAAGTTCACGCCAGGGTCATGG ACCGCCATCACGGCACGCCCATGCTACTGGAGGGTGTTCGCTGCATCGGCGTGGAGCTGGAGTACGACTCGGAGCAGAGCGACTGGCAGGGATTCGACTGA